A window of the Butyricimonas virosa genome harbors these coding sequences:
- a CDS encoding TlpA family protein disulfide reductase, which produces MRSKLTILAMMFIALVSCNTGSETSISFHVEDTQLYPEAVLMTKDSIYKQALTSNNSTTFTLPEKFEPAYGAMFFGQKHVLLYIEPGKSFDLSVKMEGEKAIPTFSGDGAKKNQYLNNTDFSFTPDYKLNETEFAASLDKQLEKFEKNLAAQGFDNYFNNLEKKRLKYTVFSNLLEYRSAHLYAIENFEYQYPDAYFNKLAEVFTEDEDMLGMSVYQEYMKKMVSYITINNMPEFDDFLYIKEQLNYVCQHFKNLVVAEFMVDYIISEYITREGIGKLEELAPIYKAKVNTPKKITAFNELCDKWHKIAPGQPSPSFTYKDINGKEVHLSDFVGKYVYIDNWATWCGPCRREQPMLKKLEERFAGKNICFVSVSCDQDKSAWEKVVKEEKLEGIQLYAGAFDPFMDAYMITAIPHFILIDREGKVINAKMSRPSDPETVKFLDALEGL; this is translated from the coding sequence ATGAGGAGTAAACTTACTATTTTAGCTATGATGTTCATAGCTTTGGTATCCTGCAACACAGGATCCGAAACAAGTATCAGTTTTCATGTCGAGGATACACAACTTTATCCGGAAGCAGTATTAATGACCAAGGATTCTATTTATAAACAGGCTTTAACCTCAAACAATTCCACCACATTTACATTGCCGGAAAAGTTTGAACCGGCTTACGGTGCTATGTTTTTCGGACAAAAACATGTTTTATTGTACATTGAACCGGGAAAAAGCTTTGATCTTTCCGTAAAAATGGAGGGAGAAAAAGCAATACCGACATTTTCCGGGGATGGAGCAAAAAAGAACCAGTACCTGAATAACACGGATTTCAGTTTTACACCCGATTACAAATTAAACGAAACCGAATTTGCCGCCTCTCTAGATAAACAGCTAGAAAAATTTGAAAAAAATCTGGCAGCTCAAGGATTTGATAACTACTTTAATAATTTAGAAAAAAAGAGATTAAAGTACACGGTTTTCAGTAACTTGCTGGAATATCGTTCCGCACATCTTTATGCTATCGAAAATTTCGAATATCAATATCCCGATGCCTATTTTAATAAACTAGCCGAAGTTTTCACCGAAGATGAAGATATGCTGGGTATGAGTGTTTATCAAGAATACATGAAAAAGATGGTGTCCTATATCACGATCAACAACATGCCGGAATTCGATGATTTCTTGTATATTAAAGAACAATTGAATTACGTTTGTCAACATTTCAAGAATCTGGTTGTTGCAGAATTCATGGTAGACTACATTATCTCCGAATACATCACACGTGAAGGAATCGGCAAGTTAGAAGAGTTAGCTCCTATCTACAAAGCTAAAGTTAACACCCCGAAGAAAATAACCGCTTTCAACGAATTATGTGACAAATGGCACAAAATTGCCCCGGGACAACCCTCACCTTCATTCACTTACAAGGATATCAACGGGAAGGAAGTTCACTTATCCGATTTTGTCGGGAAGTATGTCTATATTGACAACTGGGCAACCTGGTGCGGTCCTTGCCGTCGGGAGCAACCCATGTTGAAAAAACTGGAAGAAAGATTCGCAGGGAAAAACATTTGTTTCGTGAGTGTTTCTTGCGATCAAGATAAAAGCGCTTGGGAGAAAGTTGTAAAAGAAGAAAAATTAGAAGGTATTCAACTATATGCCGGAGCATTTGATCCTTTTATGGATGCGTATATGATAACGGCTATCCCACATTTTATTCTAATTGACCGGGAAGGGAAGGTTATTAACGCTAAAATGAGCCGTCCCTCGGATCCGGAAACCGTTAAATTCCTCGATGCTCTGGAAGGGCTTTAA
- a CDS encoding thioredoxin family protein, translating to MKKILLLSVWLIATIVVYAQETGKGIQFLDNEPWEEVVKKAKKQRKLIFVDCYTSWCGPCKKLAAEVFTRKDVGDYVNKKFVSVKYDVEKPNGLEFARKYRDQISAFPTLLLIRQDGSIMQRIVGAFPAKDILEAIQNGVNGKTWQALEKEYLDGNRDYNFILTYLDLLLKSGENEKYADVKRAYVKQFPVDSLLNPQIWELGAEYIQHPSTEEYQFVLKHLNEFGQRGFDRYDLEWTLAINAYYQISDIIKTGFKTQNQDTVAKLKKQLKDLEVTLNNPVKNFPEYLAYVRIEESYLNRDTEELIYRLIYLGEHHLVKSLDWTKEWLNYTIDHLENKQLIQRCLDYLYQAQQANEIGNDWIVTNCYNVLAKGYAKLGDQNKANEYTQKAKQIDEQNKERLKDF from the coding sequence ATGAAAAAAATTTTACTATTAAGCGTATGGCTGATTGCCACAATTGTGGTGTACGCTCAAGAAACGGGAAAAGGTATTCAATTTTTGGACAATGAACCTTGGGAAGAAGTGGTGAAAAAAGCCAAAAAACAACGCAAACTAATATTTGTAGATTGCTACACAAGCTGGTGTGGTCCCTGCAAAAAATTAGCCGCTGAAGTTTTCACGCGAAAAGACGTGGGAGACTACGTCAACAAGAAATTCGTCAGTGTAAAGTATGATGTAGAAAAACCAAACGGATTGGAATTCGCTCGCAAATACCGAGATCAAATTTCTGCCTTCCCTACCCTATTATTAATTCGCCAGGACGGTTCCATAATGCAACGTATCGTGGGGGCATTCCCCGCCAAAGATATTCTGGAGGCTATCCAAAATGGTGTGAACGGAAAAACATGGCAGGCATTGGAAAAAGAATATCTGGACGGAAATCGGGATTACAATTTTATCCTGACTTATCTAGACTTGTTACTAAAATCCGGAGAAAACGAAAAATATGCTGATGTCAAACGGGCGTACGTGAAACAATTCCCCGTTGACAGTTTGTTAAACCCACAAATATGGGAGCTGGGAGCAGAATATATTCAACACCCCAGCACGGAAGAATATCAATTTGTACTCAAGCATCTAAATGAATTCGGACAACGCGGATTCGACAGGTACGATTTGGAGTGGACATTAGCTATTAACGCCTATTACCAAATTAGCGATATTATCAAAACCGGTTTCAAAACACAAAACCAAGACACTGTTGCCAAATTGAAAAAGCAACTTAAAGATTTAGAAGTAACACTGAACAATCCAGTGAAAAATTTCCCGGAATATTTGGCTTACGTTCGGATTGAAGAAAGTTATTTAAACAGGGACACGGAAGAGTTAATCTACCGATTAATCTACTTGGGAGAACATCATCTCGTCAAATCTTTAGATTGGACAAAAGAATGGCTCAATTACACGATCGACCATCTGGAAAACAAACAGCTAATTCAACGCTGTCTGGATTATCTTTATCAAGCACAACAAGCCAACGAAATTGGAAATGATTGGATCGTCACGAATTGCTATAATGTACTCGCTAAAGGCTACGCAAAACTAGGAGACCAGAACAAAGCCAACGAATACACTCAAAAAGCGAAACAAATAGACGAACAAAACAAGGAGAGACTAAAGGATTTTTAA
- a CDS encoding thioredoxin family protein codes for MKKVYIIVSILFFSLMTFAQSGTQFMDNRPWQEVLQRAQRENKLIFVDCYTSWCGPCKQLSTQVFPQEKMGEYLNSRFVNAKYDVEKGEGLTVGKQYDKEIKVFPTMLILTAQGEIIHKVSGCRPVDELIAAIEEGLQGNTIYNLKKEYDKGNREWSFIQKYLNLLETAVERKEYEKVAREYASRFPVDSLLNQDIWNIVGKFVIQTPFSPEFRFVIEHIDDLDSKGLVNRYQLECKLSEEMGFAVNSIYLVSNKTHSEDTLVMLQEKIDYLRTLLKKPVKGFPTSLAELSLSESKIKQDVNQLYERLCVLVECGFTDRDILLANMLKYLAQNLNNKAHLKRCIDIAEYLKDISSKTSWVQEGFDEAIALANQKLGSKK; via the coding sequence ATGAAGAAAGTCTATATAATCGTATCAATTCTATTTTTCTCACTCATGACTTTCGCCCAAAGTGGTACCCAGTTCATGGATAATCGTCCGTGGCAAGAGGTACTGCAACGGGCGCAACGGGAAAATAAATTGATTTTCGTGGATTGCTACACAAGCTGGTGTGGTCCTTGTAAACAATTATCCACGCAAGTATTCCCCCAAGAAAAAATGGGGGAATACTTGAACTCTCGTTTCGTTAATGCCAAATACGACGTGGAGAAAGGAGAGGGATTAACGGTTGGGAAACAATACGACAAGGAAATTAAAGTTTTCCCGACCATGCTGATCCTGACCGCACAAGGTGAAATTATTCACAAAGTATCAGGTTGCCGCCCCGTAGATGAATTGATCGCCGCCATCGAAGAAGGTTTGCAAGGGAACACGATTTACAATTTAAAAAAAGAGTACGATAAAGGAAACCGGGAATGGAGTTTTATCCAAAAGTATTTGAATTTACTGGAAACTGCAGTCGAACGAAAAGAGTATGAAAAGGTTGCACGAGAATATGCCTCCCGTTTTCCCGTAGACAGTTTGCTTAACCAAGATATTTGGAATATCGTGGGTAAATTCGTGATACAGACTCCTTTCAGTCCGGAATTTCGTTTCGTGATTGAACATATCGACGATTTAGATAGCAAGGGACTCGTGAATCGCTACCAGCTGGAATGCAAGTTAAGTGAAGAGATGGGATTTGCCGTAAATTCTATTTATCTTGTTTCAAATAAAACGCATAGCGAGGATACACTTGTCATGTTACAAGAAAAAATTGATTACCTGCGAACGCTGTTAAAAAAGCCGGTAAAAGGATTTCCCACATCCCTTGCCGAACTTTCGCTTTCCGAAAGTAAAATAAAGCAGGATGTAAATCAATTATACGAAAGATTATGCGTGTTAGTTGAATGTGGCTTCACGGATCGAGATATTCTCCTTGCTAATATGCTAAAATATCTAGCACAAAATTTAAATAACAAAGCCCACTTAAAGCGCTGTATTGATATTGCCGAATATTTGAAAGACATCAGCTCGAAAACAAGTTGGGTGCAAGAGGGTTTTGACGAAGCCATCGCTCTAGCCAATCAAAAATTAGGAAGTAAAAAATAA
- a CDS encoding FISUMP domain-containing protein, with product MKYMIYILLMIGMLGYACSDDKDNALPTVRPEAKGTWVDTRGEEPVTYHWVRYGKLDWMCENMKLETAPGTCFPQEITDDILQQYGYLYDFETAKTLAVDEWRLPTDEDWKALEQSLGMAAKEANAEEWRGDQMGTLMMQDSTGSGLNLGCAGYYYTTGGSGVRNTGIDGIYWSATLDSQSQGYAWTRMVIYNRSDVRRFSMLTKKGLSVRLVRDVK from the coding sequence ATGAAATACATGATTTATATTTTATTGATGATTGGCATGCTGGGTTACGCTTGCTCAGACGATAAAGATAACGCACTACCCACAGTACGCCCGGAGGCGAAAGGCACATGGGTGGACACACGAGGGGAAGAGCCGGTGACATATCACTGGGTTCGTTACGGGAAACTAGATTGGATGTGCGAGAACATGAAATTGGAAACAGCTCCCGGTACTTGTTTCCCCCAAGAAATCACAGATGATATCTTACAGCAATACGGTTACTTGTACGATTTTGAAACCGCCAAAACGTTAGCAGTTGACGAATGGCGCTTACCGACAGACGAGGATTGGAAAGCGTTGGAACAAAGTCTAGGAATGGCAGCAAAGGAAGCTAACGCAGAAGAATGGCGTGGCGATCAGATGGGAACATTAATGATGCAGGACAGCACAGGAAGCGGTTTAAACCTAGGATGTGCCGGCTATTACTACACGACCGGAGGAAGCGGCGTGCGTAACACAGGTATAGATGGCATCTATTGGAGTGCCACTCTGGATTCCCAGAGCCAAGGATACGCTTGGACTCGAATGGTGATTTACAATCGTTCGGATGTGCGTCGTTTTTCCATGTTAACGAAAAAAGGATTAAGTGTACGTTTAGTGCGTGATGTAAAATAA
- a CDS encoding RagB/SusD family nutrient uptake outer membrane protein, with product MKRYRFFSLIILLCCTSVACNDFLTEYSHDQAYVQSYSDLDELIIGSGYMKCTGTHDYTYYSTAKETYYPYVHFMADETEVRNTGTYDYYGEDFLKMFYGFYTWQKDVDKDHEGTVGWTENQDWINLYKHINITNIILSQIDNQTIQTENDQQNVNRIKGEAHFLRGAYYFVLANLYGKPYSPTSAKTDLAVPIKLTKNIEDKVYTRATVEKTYEQVLEDLLTAEKHLKGQSRKSVTRAGHTATCLLLSRVYLYMQNYTEALKWAKACLEEQGSLTDLNDYQGTTFLTQTNPEVVFTMGGNFVGAGLSVGSGAFTVSNDLMQWYTEDDLRKQVFFDLPKEGVYPYKKASKKSGSRDISDNFVLRTAEAYLNLAEAAACLGNEYTTEALNAYNTIRERRLANYTEDRSLTGKDLVEAIRLERRLELCFEGHRWFDLRRYMVNELYPQEKTLTNQFVLFKYDYGIYDYVISLQRTFELPPHDNAWVLPIPQTELESNYGMPDNPRNERDSK from the coding sequence ATGAAAAGATATAGATTTTTTTCTCTCATCATCCTTTTATGTTGCACGAGTGTGGCTTGCAACGATTTCCTAACCGAGTATTCGCATGACCAAGCATATGTGCAGTCCTACTCGGATTTGGACGAGTTAATTATCGGATCAGGCTACATGAAGTGCACCGGAACACATGATTACACGTATTACTCAACGGCAAAGGAGACATATTACCCGTACGTTCATTTCATGGCAGATGAAACAGAAGTACGAAATACAGGCACTTATGATTACTACGGAGAGGATTTTCTAAAAATGTTTTACGGTTTCTACACGTGGCAAAAGGATGTGGACAAAGATCACGAGGGAACGGTAGGCTGGACCGAGAATCAAGATTGGATTAATTTGTACAAGCATATCAATATTACTAACATTATTTTAAGTCAAATTGACAATCAAACGATCCAAACAGAGAACGACCAACAAAACGTGAACCGGATCAAGGGGGAAGCCCATTTCTTACGAGGAGCATATTATTTCGTGTTAGCGAATTTATACGGGAAACCCTACTCACCCACCTCGGCTAAGACGGATTTGGCTGTCCCCATCAAATTAACGAAAAATATCGAGGATAAAGTTTACACGCGTGCGACCGTGGAGAAAACGTACGAACAAGTACTGGAAGATTTACTTACTGCCGAAAAGCACTTAAAAGGACAATCCCGCAAATCGGTAACCCGTGCAGGTCACACGGCCACATGCCTCTTGTTAAGCCGGGTATATCTCTACATGCAGAATTACACGGAAGCCTTGAAGTGGGCGAAAGCGTGCTTGGAGGAACAAGGAAGCCTGACAGATTTGAACGATTACCAAGGTACCACGTTCTTGACTCAAACCAACCCGGAGGTCGTTTTCACGATGGGTGGTAATTTCGTGGGAGCAGGCCTATCGGTTGGTTCCGGAGCTTTTACCGTATCGAACGATTTGATGCAGTGGTACACGGAAGACGATTTGCGGAAACAAGTATTTTTCGATTTACCCAAAGAAGGGGTGTACCCATATAAAAAGGCAAGTAAAAAATCAGGATCTCGCGACATCTCCGACAATTTTGTTTTACGAACGGCTGAAGCTTATTTGAATTTAGCGGAAGCAGCTGCTTGTTTAGGCAACGAATACACGACGGAAGCCCTAAACGCATACAACACGATAAGAGAACGTCGATTGGCCAATTACACGGAGGATCGCTCTCTGACGGGAAAAGATCTCGTGGAAGCCATTCGGTTAGAACGTCGACTAGAATTGTGCTTTGAAGGGCATCGCTGGTTCGATTTGCGCCGCTACATGGTGAACGAGCTTTACCCGCAAGAAAAGACACTGACCAATCAATTCGTGTTATTCAAATATGATTACGGGATATACGACTATGTGATTTCGCTACAACGTACCTTTGAGTTACCCCCGCATGACAATGCTTGGGTGCTACCAATCCCACAGACAGAACTAGAGTCCAATTACGGTATGCCCGATAACCCGAGAAATGAACGTGATTCTAAATAA
- a CDS encoding SusC/RagA family TonB-linked outer membrane protein yields the protein MKFTLLFVMLFCFYAEASSQKVTLKVKNMDLYSVLLQLKNQTGVRMLYDADYTKQIKCTDATFFEKDIKDVLSQLLNNTKLVYKEVNGTFVISKASEQEDKTVKLAGTVKDIQGTPLPGVTVVIKGTTIGVSTDAQGNFTLNVKEQEKITLVFSFVGMKTKEVVATPNKAMTITLEEDTQTIEEVVITGYQVVDKRKNTSAITSVKAADIMRPGITTIDQMLEGQIPDLISMTNSGEIGVAPKLRIRGTSTLIGNREPLWVIDGIVQQDPVNISPEELNNPDYINRIGNAISGLNPQDIERIDVLKDASATALYGTKAANGVIVITTKRGHIGAPMVSYNMTGTFKFRPRYSDRHIDVMTSKERVQFSRDLLNSNYNFSGNVSLVGYEYLYEQLYARQISYQEFEEQVAKMESLNTDWFSALGNDVFSSQHTISLTGGSDMIRYYASIGYTDDNDVVKSNRNDRYTAKLNLDIHFSEKFSTSLGIDGSKSSQKYYQSELAPIDYAYNTSRTIPLYNEDGTLHYYQKPQAGRYYNFNILNELANSGCEQEGSSLAFQANLLYKPLAWLRVNGILAYSVSNTEIDSYWGAETHHVASMRRGEFGGEIDAEESELPAGGELKQQSSRNESVTARLQLDANKYFGLAEEHNINASLGFEASSTKYVGTEITNRGYYPDRGLQFATFGQGVYPVFDAWLLANRPVLTDNLTNLIAVYASISYSYRNWITLNANARYDGSNRFGSQSNDKLLPVWSASLSYNPLEQFQATGFFDFLQLKFSYGYQGNMLEGQSPEMIIKKLPLDDYYHELVSEVSIYPNPDLQWERTSSLNAGIEFSILDHRLMVSSDFYYKKTKDAFMAKKISGVNGMDSYTVNSGKILNRGYNVSLTMTPVQFKDFRWSLSTSISKTFNRVETKPSTDQYDVEHFLDGTVITKGNPVNTFFSYRFKGLSPVDGGPLFYDYKENPERLYGKNKHDIFTTVLEASGSREPKLSGGINNTFTYKNFRLNVTLSYSLGAKTRLFKLFDNQNFNPEQNVNRAFLKRWQRPGDEMYTDIPVIINGGNRTYDIHWSKYSDLLPSFGGSAWEMYNYSNIRIVSANYLKCTTMSLTYAFPSELISKWKLQRLELSLSSTNPFIFCSSKLKGQTPTQGGFSTIQLSERPTFSFGLYVSF from the coding sequence ATGAAATTTACATTATTATTTGTCATGCTATTCTGCTTTTATGCAGAAGCTTCTTCACAGAAAGTCACCCTAAAAGTGAAGAACATGGATCTTTACTCGGTTCTCTTACAATTAAAGAATCAAACGGGTGTCCGCATGTTATATGATGCAGACTACACAAAACAAATTAAATGTACAGATGCCACATTTTTTGAAAAAGACATTAAAGATGTGCTATCACAATTACTGAACAACACGAAACTCGTTTACAAAGAGGTCAACGGTACTTTCGTTATCAGTAAAGCATCCGAACAAGAGGATAAAACAGTAAAACTGGCCGGTACGGTAAAAGATATACAAGGAACTCCCCTACCGGGTGTTACCGTTGTGATTAAAGGAACCACAATCGGAGTTTCCACTGACGCACAAGGTAATTTTACCTTGAACGTGAAGGAACAAGAGAAAATAACACTTGTATTCTCTTTCGTGGGAATGAAAACCAAAGAAGTCGTTGCCACTCCTAACAAAGCGATGACGATCACCCTTGAGGAGGATACCCAAACCATCGAGGAAGTTGTGATCACGGGTTACCAAGTTGTAGACAAACGAAAAAACACAAGTGCCATCACTTCAGTAAAAGCGGCAGACATCATGCGCCCCGGTATTACCACGATTGACCAGATGCTGGAAGGTCAAATTCCGGACTTGATTTCCATGACCAACTCTGGAGAAATCGGTGTAGCTCCGAAATTACGTATTCGAGGTACCTCTACTTTGATTGGAAACCGGGAACCGCTTTGGGTAATTGACGGAATTGTACAGCAAGACCCGGTAAATATATCCCCCGAGGAGTTGAACAACCCCGACTATATTAATCGTATCGGTAATGCTATTTCCGGGTTAAACCCACAAGACATCGAACGTATTGATGTTCTAAAAGATGCCTCAGCAACAGCCCTATACGGAACGAAAGCGGCTAATGGAGTGATCGTGATCACAACCAAGCGAGGGCATATCGGGGCTCCGATGGTGAGCTACAATATGACAGGTACATTCAAATTCCGCCCCCGTTACAGCGACCGACATATCGACGTGATGACCTCAAAAGAGCGAGTGCAATTTTCCCGGGATTTATTGAATAGCAATTATAATTTCTCTGGCAACGTGAGTCTGGTAGGCTACGAGTATCTATATGAACAATTGTACGCCCGCCAAATTTCATATCAAGAGTTCGAAGAGCAAGTCGCAAAAATGGAATCTTTGAACACAGACTGGTTCTCTGCTCTAGGTAACGATGTTTTTTCCTCACAGCACACGATAAGCCTAACGGGAGGATCGGATATGATTCGCTATTACGCATCTATCGGTTATACAGACGATAACGATGTGGTGAAATCGAATCGGAACGACCGTTACACGGCAAAATTAAATTTGGATATTCATTTCTCCGAGAAATTCTCGACTTCATTGGGCATCGACGGTAGCAAAAGTTCGCAGAAGTATTACCAAAGTGAATTGGCTCCCATCGATTACGCCTATAACACAAGCCGCACAATTCCTCTCTACAACGAGGACGGAACATTACACTATTACCAAAAACCCCAAGCTGGCAGATACTACAACTTCAATATCCTAAACGAATTGGCAAACAGCGGGTGCGAGCAAGAAGGTTCAAGCCTGGCGTTTCAAGCCAATTTACTATACAAACCACTAGCTTGGTTGAGGGTAAACGGAATTTTAGCTTATTCGGTTTCCAACACGGAGATCGACTCGTACTGGGGTGCTGAAACACACCATGTAGCAAGTATGCGCCGTGGGGAGTTCGGAGGAGAGATTGACGCAGAAGAAAGCGAATTACCCGCCGGGGGAGAATTAAAACAACAGAGTTCACGCAACGAATCGGTAACCGCTCGTTTGCAATTGGATGCCAACAAATATTTCGGGTTAGCCGAGGAACACAACATCAATGCCTCGTTAGGTTTCGAGGCCAGCTCCACAAAATACGTGGGCACAGAGATCACGAACCGGGGATATTATCCCGATCGGGGATTACAGTTCGCTACATTCGGACAGGGAGTATACCCGGTCTTCGACGCTTGGCTGTTGGCAAATCGTCCTGTATTAACAGATAATCTAACAAACTTAATAGCGGTTTACGCCAGTATCTCCTATTCTTATCGCAACTGGATCACGCTGAACGCAAATGCCCGTTATGACGGATCGAACCGATTCGGTTCGCAGAGTAATGATAAGTTGCTGCCCGTGTGGTCAGCCTCCTTGTCATACAATCCGCTGGAACAATTCCAAGCAACAGGATTCTTTGATTTTCTCCAGCTGAAATTCTCTTACGGTTACCAAGGGAATATGCTGGAAGGACAGTCTCCGGAAATGATTATCAAAAAGTTGCCGTTGGATGATTATTACCATGAGCTGGTGTCGGAGGTTTCTATTTACCCGAATCCGGATTTACAATGGGAGCGAACCAGTTCGTTGAATGCGGGAATTGAGTTCTCTATTCTGGATCATCGCTTAATGGTAAGCTCGGATTTCTATTACAAAAAAACAAAGGATGCTTTCATGGCAAAGAAGATTTCCGGGGTGAACGGAATGGATTCTTACACGGTGAATAGCGGGAAGATTTTGAACCGGGGATACAACGTATCGTTGACTATGACTCCCGTTCAATTTAAGGATTTCCGTTGGTCACTTTCTACCTCTATCTCAAAAACTTTTAACCGAGTAGAAACGAAACCCTCGACGGATCAATATGACGTGGAGCATTTCCTCGACGGTACGGTGATCACGAAAGGGAACCCGGTAAATACGTTTTTCTCGTATCGATTCAAGGGATTGAGCCCGGTGGACGGGGGGCCGTTGTTCTACGATTACAAGGAGAATCCGGAACGTTTGTACGGAAAAAACAAACACGATATTTTCACCACGGTATTAGAGGCATCCGGCTCGCGCGAACCGAAGCTATCGGGAGGTATCAACAACACGTTTACTTACAAGAATTTCCGGTTAAACGTAACGTTATCTTACAGTCTGGGAGCAAAAACCCGATTATTCAAATTATTCGACAACCAGAACTTCAATCCGGAGCAAAACGTGAACCGGGCATTCCTGAAACGCTGGCAACGCCCCGGTGACGAGATGTACACGGATATTCCGGTAATTATAAACGGGGGAAATCGTACTTATGATATACACTGGTCGAAATATAGCGACCTATTACCATCTTTCGGGGGATCGGCATGGGAGATGTATAATTACAGCAACATCCGCATCGTGAGTGCCAATTACTTGAAATGTACCACGATGAGTTTGACTTACGCATTCCCCAGCGAGCTGATTTCAAAATGGAAGTTGCAACGGTTGGAATTGTCGCTTTCTTCGACGAATCCGTTTATTTTCTGTTCCTCGAAATTGAAAGGGCAAACCCCAACGCAAGGCGGCTTCTCAACAATACAGTTGTCTGAACGCCCCACATTTTCTTTCGGACTATATGTTTCATTTTAA
- a CDS encoding FecR family protein — MAHWNEIDNISEKLLKKILLGENKADAIPSQEDHVRLTDKYKNWNALADQSKKVLKYDANKAFQKLQFQKYRRRKIITGWSIAASIVLLLSISIFFIQEAPEVIPVSKIEPGYKKATLTLSDGTSWDIREAVQVIQTKNSELKIDSSGLSVHSNTIAPPQEETQYHTLNVPRGGEYNLTLSDGTQVWLNSESELRFPSQFDTNNRTVYCKGEVYFNVTRNPESPFIVKLDKGEVTVLGTEFCTSDYKSSVVEVTLVTGKVQFKAGNGDSVSLTPSQHLVYNTTNDSISVTTVDTRVYTAWKDNLFCFEDETLENIMHTLSRWYNVDIYFESEDLKRRHFSGTIEKYSNIKSFLEVFETGTGIKFDIYGHKISIRQLNK, encoded by the coding sequence ATGGCGCATTGGAACGAAATAGATAATATATCCGAGAAGTTACTCAAGAAAATTTTGTTGGGAGAGAATAAGGCAGACGCCATCCCTTCACAAGAGGACCACGTACGCTTGACAGACAAATATAAAAATTGGAATGCACTTGCCGATCAATCCAAAAAAGTTTTAAAATATGACGCCAATAAGGCTTTCCAAAAATTACAATTCCAGAAATATCGTCGTCGCAAAATAATAACTGGCTGGAGTATTGCAGCGAGTATTGTACTACTGCTTTCTATCTCCATTTTCTTCATTCAGGAAGCACCCGAAGTAATACCCGTTTCGAAAATCGAACCGGGTTACAAGAAAGCCACTCTAACTTTATCCGATGGAACAAGCTGGGACATCCGGGAAGCAGTACAGGTTATCCAGACAAAAAACAGCGAACTTAAGATAGATTCGTCAGGATTAAGCGTACACAGCAACACGATTGCTCCTCCACAAGAAGAAACACAATACCACACGCTGAACGTTCCCAGAGGGGGTGAATATAATTTAACCCTATCGGACGGGACGCAGGTATGGTTAAATTCAGAATCAGAATTGCGGTTTCCCTCCCAATTCGACACGAACAATCGAACGGTATATTGTAAAGGAGAAGTCTATTTCAATGTTACCCGGAACCCAGAATCTCCTTTTATCGTGAAATTAGATAAAGGTGAAGTAACGGTACTGGGCACAGAATTCTGCACAAGCGATTACAAAAGTTCGGTTGTAGAAGTCACCCTGGTGACGGGGAAAGTTCAATTCAAGGCAGGAAACGGGGATTCCGTATCCTTGACCCCTTCCCAACATCTTGTTTACAACACGACAAACGACAGTATTTCAGTCACCACTGTCGACACTCGTGTATATACAGCATGGAAAGATAATTTATTCTGCTTCGAGGATGAAACTCTGGAAAATATCATGCACACGTTGTCTCGATGGTACAATGTAGATATATATTTTGAATCGGAAGATTTAAAAAGACGACATTTCTCCGGAACTATTGAAAAATATTCGAATATAAAATCATTCTTAGAAGTTTTTGAAACAGGAACAGGTATAAAATTCGACATTTATGGACACAAGATAAGCATAAGACAATTAAACAAATAA